The genomic region GGTACGCCCTGGACCGCGTGGACCTGCGGGTCGCCGAGCACGAGATCGTGTGCGTGCTGGGGCCGAGCGGGAGCGGCAAATCCACCCTGCTCCGGGTCGTCGCCGGGCTCCAGCAGGTGTCCGCGGGGCGGGTGCTGCTCGGCGGCGCGGACCAGGCGGCCGTGCCCACGCACCGTCGGGGCGTCGGCCTGATGTTCCAGGACCACCAGCTGTTCCCGCACCGGGACGTCGGCGGGAACGTCGCTTTCGGGCTGCGGATGCGGGGCTCCTCGAAGAGCGCCTGCGAGGGCCGGGTCGCGGAGCTGCTGGAGCTGGTCGGGCTCCCCGGAGCCGGGAAGCGGGCGGTGGCCTCCCTGTCCGGCGGCGAGCAGCAGCGGGTCGCGCTGGCCCGGGCACTGGCCCCGTCCCCGCGGCTGCTGATGCTGGACGAACCGCTGGGTCAGCTGGACCGCGGGCTGCGGGAGCGCCTCGTGGTGGAGCTGCAGGGCCTGTTCTCCCGGCTGGGCACGACCGTGCTGGCCGTCACGCACGACCAGGGGGAGGCCTTCGCGCTGGCCGACCGGGTGGTGGTGATGTGCGACGGGCGGATCGCGCAGGCCGGTACCCCGCTGGAGGTGTGGCAGCGGCCCGCGTCGGAGTTCGTGGCGCGGTTCCTCGGCTTCGAGAACGTGGTGCCGGCCGTGGTGTCGGGCGGCGTGGCGGGGACCCCGTGGGGGAAGGTGCCGGTTCCCGATGGGGAGGCGGACGGGGAGCGGCGGCTGCTGATCCGCCCGGCGGGGGTCGTGCTGGGGCCGGACGGCCTGCGGTGCGAGGTGCTCTCCCGCACCTTCCGGGGAACGCACGTCGCACTGCTGCTGCGGCCGGAGGCGGGTCCGGTGCTGGAGGCGGAGTGCGCACTGGCGGGGGCGCCCGCCGTGGGGGACCGGGTCGCGGTGACCTTCGCCCCCGCGGAGGTGGTCGTACTCCCGGCGGACGCCCCGGGCTGCGGTGACGTGGACGACGCCGCCTAGTGATCTGGTTCGGAGATGCGTGAGCAGTAGCGGCAGATCCGGTCGAGAATCTGGTCGGCGGTCTTGGTCCACTTGAACGGCCGGGCATCGTCGTTCCAGACCTTGATCCAGTTCTCGAGTGCGGCCTTGAGGTCGTCGAGAGAGCAGAACACCCCACGCTCAAGGCAGCGTCGTTCCAGCTCCGCGAACCACCGCTCGACCTGGTTGATCCACGACGAGTAGGTGGGGGTGAAGTGAAGCTGGAAGCGAGGATGCGCGAGAAGCCACTTGTGCACCACGAGTGCCTTGTGGGCGGAGAGGTTGTCGCAGATCACGTGGACCGCCAGGCCCTTGCTGGTCTGGCGGTCGATCTCGTCGAGGAAGTCCCGGAAGTCCAC from Streptomyces sp. NBC_00190 harbors:
- a CDS encoding ABC transporter ATP-binding protein is translated as MTLLQLEGVSVRFGERAGGYALDRVDLRVAEHEIVCVLGPSGSGKSTLLRVVAGLQQVSAGRVLLGGADQAAVPTHRRGVGLMFQDHQLFPHRDVGGNVAFGLRMRGSSKSACEGRVAELLELVGLPGAGKRAVASLSGGEQQRVALARALAPSPRLLMLDEPLGQLDRGLRERLVVELQGLFSRLGTTVLAVTHDQGEAFALADRVVVMCDGRIAQAGTPLEVWQRPASEFVARFLGFENVVPAVVSGGVAGTPWGKVPVPDGEADGERRLLIRPAGVVLGPDGLRCEVLSRTFRGTHVALLLRPEAGPVLEAECALAGAPAVGDRVAVTFAPAEVVVLPADAPGCGDVDDAA